The Kineothrix sp. IPX-CK genomic interval CGATACAGCCTATCTCAGAAGCGAAAGCAAAGGTATCGTTGCCTGCAAATCCATAATAGAGCGGTTTTTCTCCCACTCTATCCCTTACCAAAAATAACACCCGTTCTTTTTTGTCATATAAGGCGATAGCGAACATGCCCTTGCACATTCCGATGGCTTGCTCCACACCATAAGCCTCCATCGCCTCTAAAAGCACTTCCGTATCGCAGGTCCCTCTGAACTGAGCAACCTTTTCTTCTTCCAGAAGCTTTTTCGCAATCATTTTATAATTATAGATTTCTCCGTTGAATACTATGACAAAACGCCCGCTGCTGGATTCCATCGGCTGAGCGCCGGTAGGAGTCAGGTCCATGATAGATAGTCTCTGGTGTCCCAGCACCACATCCCCCTCTTCGCTTCTCCATACACCGGAAGCATCCGGCCCTCTATGAAGCATGCGGTGGTTCATTCTGTCTATATTGCCGTTCCAGTCACCTTTTAAGTTGCAAAATCCCGCAATACCACACATATCCCTGTCTCCTTTATTCTTCTGCTGTCACTTCCGCAAAATCGCCGTTTTCAATTCGCAAGGCAATTGTCTGTTCCGCTTCTTCATACATGCTTTTCCACTGCTCATATGAAGCATCCCATTTGGCATAGCGGTCATCGCCTCTTTTATCTTCTAAAGAATAATTGCTTATGACATAATCCGTCAGAAATGACGTGCACTTTTTAGCCCCTAAAGCATTAGTATGTCCGCCGTAATCGCTGAAATCGGATGTGAAGTCCAGACCGATCTCTTCATAATAATCGTTCATATTCAAAAACTTATAGCCGTAACTTTCGATAATATCCGTCATATAATTGTACATCATTTGCTTTTCTACCTCCATTACCGTCGGAGAAAGAATAAATAACGACTGTAATTTTTCTTCCTTCAAATAGTCGAGCAGATCATACAAATGCTTCTCCTGCTCTTCGGGCATCGGGGTTTTCTGCGTAATCGCAGAGGTATCCACCGCTTCGCAGGGCCCTACTTCATCTGTCATCACATATCCCTTTTGTCCGTCCAGAAGCTCATAGCGAAAGCATGCCAGCTGTTTCGGCAGCACCATCGTCTTCCAGTTAGAATGATATTTAAAAATATCGAAATAATACGTATAACGCTCTGACGGTTCTTCTACCATGGCATTTATGGTCTTTATCCGGTTCCACGAGTATTTCATGTTGTCGGTAACGCCTCTGGTATAAGCCATATTGTTGGTAAGATCCGTTTCACTGGCCGTATACATACGCATTTCGAATACATATAACGACGGTCTCTGCGTCTTTCTTACTTCATCCACCATGTAGATTCCTGCTACCGGCCTTTGCAGATTGCTGGAGATGGGGTACGCCGTTATGCCGTATTCTCCCCACATCTGCGGGGTGGAATAATAGGGATATACGGGGCTTGAGCCTATCATGACCACATCTATCGTGTCCTTCGGCTCTGCGTAAAATCCCGTAAACCTATCCTTCACATCTCCGTTGGTCCGTATAATATAAGTAACGGTAAGAAGGATATATATGAAAATAATGATAAAAATTGCCGATTTCGCCGCTTGCTTTACAGTCATTTTTATACCCTTGCTTCTTTCAACTTCATCCTCGCATTATTTTTTCCAAATAATTTTTCCATGCCCGGTTTATGACTTCCGGATTGAATTCTTCTTTCACTTTTGAAGCATTTTTGCCCATTTTTTTTGCATAATCCATGTTATCTAATAGTTTTTGCAAGTTTTCCGCCAATTGCTTCCAGTCACCGGTCGGGATTAACAGACCGTTTTCTCCATGGTCAATTAACTCTCCAGGCCCGCCGGGCGGACAGTCCGTAGAAATAACAGGTATTCCCAAAGCCATAGCCTCCAAAAGCGTATTGGGCATCCCCTCGGAATAAGAGGATAGCACGAATACCGACGCCTTATAAATGGCATCCTCTACGTTAGATATGGCTCCCGGCAGCTTAACCCGCTGCGAAAGTCCCAAATCGGCGGCATATTCGGTCAGCTTCTGCCGCAGCTGCCCTTCTCCGTATATGATGAGCTTATAGTCCGGATATCTGTCTGCAATTTCCGCGAATGCCCGGATAATCATTTCATGGTTCTTGTTGGCGTCCACCCGTCCTACGGCTACAATCTGTTTCTCTCGCTCTCCTTCATAGCCTTCCTTTATAAATGCAGGATTAAGAGAGTTTTTAAGTATAACTGCCTTTTTACTCACCGCTTTTGGGAAAAACGTCAGACAGCTTTTCGTCTGCAGAACAATGCCCTCTGCCAGTCGAAAGACGTATCTTGCCGCCAATCTAAGTCCCGGAGAGTAATATTCCAGTTCCGGTTCGCCCCGTACCGACACTACTACGGGTATACGCAAAAAGCGGGAAGTCAGTATCGCCATAATATTGTTCTTACCGATAAAGGATAAAATCAGGTCGGGCTTTTCCTGTTTCCATATGCTTCGAAGCTTCATAAAGCGCCCGTAGAAATTGGCTGCCCTGCCCTTTCCTATCTCCTCTCCGTCGATATCCGACAGAACCCTGCTTATGCCGTCGCTTATCGTATATTCGTTCTCTGCACGGTACTGGGTCACGATAGTTACCAGATAGCCCTGTGCATAGAAGTATTCGGCGAGATTGACTAACACTCTTTCGGAACCGCCTTTATTTAACGAACTTATAAATAGAGCCAAGTGTTTCTTGTCCAAAAAATTATCCCTTTCTTTATTTAAAATAGTATTGGTACCACTGCTCAAATATAAAGAAGGACCAAGAAAGTTTGGAATAATTGGCACCGGTAGCGGGACCTCCGTCGCCGGTTTTGATATACTCCCGAATCATATTGGATACATAAGCAGAATCGAAGATTCCCTGCTTTTCCAGGTAATCCCTTTCACTGTAGGAAAGGAGCTGCTCTTTCAAAGGACCTCTCAGCCACTTGTCGAGGGGTACTCCAAACCCCACCTTCGGCCTGTCCAAAAGCTCCTTTGGTATATAGTCATACGCAATATCCTTCAAAATATGTTTTTTATCCCCTTTATAGAACTTATACTCATGGGGAATCCTATAAGAATATTCCATAACGTCTCTATCGAGAATAGGACATCTGGCCTCAAGAGAATACTTCATGGAAGCTCTGTCCACCTTGCAGAGAATATCTCCCGGAAGGTAAGTATCCATATCTAAAAGCATCCTGCGAATCTGCCATTTGCTTTCTCCATATTTGCTTTCTATCTCATAGTGGCAGGGAAGTTCACTGCCGTCGTTCTTCACCATTGCGCCTGCACGCATGATATAATTACTGGCACCGAATTGCGTCTTCGTCTCTTTGTTCCGGTTCTCCGCTATAACACGCACGCGAAAAGGAAGTTTCTTTGAAAGTCCCGCCTTATTTATAAAAGGAAGGCCGCAGATTCCATGTACCGCGGCTCCAGCCATATCCAGCATCTGCGCCTGAGCCACATTTTCATAGATATTATAGCCACAGAAAAATTCATCGCCGCCGTCGCCGGAAAGTGCCACAGTCACGTGTTCTCTCGCCAGCGCAGAAACGAGCATAGATGGTATCTGAGAACTATCGGCAAAGGGCTCATCATAATACTTAGGTATGCTCTCCACCAAGTCGAACATCTGCTTTTCATCGATATACAGCTCCGTATGGTTTGTCCCGAGATAATCCGCCACTTCTTTCGCATACTTGGCCTCATTATATCTTTCCTCCTGAAAGCCGATAGAAAAGGTCTTAACGGGTTCTGAAGAATGCTCCTGTGCCATGGCTGTGATCAAAGAGGAATCATATCCGCCGCTCAGAAAGGAACCCAGCGGAACATCCGCTATCATCCGGGAGGCAGTCGCTTTTTTTAAGAGCTCCTTCAGTTCCCCTTTGGCCTGCGCATAATCCGTAACCATATGCTGCCTTTGCTTAGCATATACATCCTTGATATCCCAATACTTCCATGTTTCTTTCGTAAGGGCAAGAGATTTACTGTTCACAGAAACCCTCAGAATAGCTCCCGGTTCAAGCTTATATACATTTTCGAAAATCGTCTCCGGCGCATTGATATACTGCTGATACAAATAACGGGAAATGACTTCCTTTTTTATCTTCTTTTCAAAACCCGGATAGGACATGATCGGCTTCAGCTCGGAAGCGAAAACAAGTTCAGCTCCATTCTCCATATAGTACATGGGCTTCTTCCCGATGCAATCCCGAATCAGGTACAGTTCTTCTTTCTCCCTATCCAATAAGGCGATGGCGAACATACCATTAAAAAAGTCCACACAGCTTATTCCCCATTTCAAATAAGCAGCGATGATCACCTCCGTATCACAGGTAGAACAAAACGAATAATCGGACAAATTCTCTCTCAGCTCATGGAAATTATAGATTTCACCGTTAAACACCACGCTGATACGCCCGTTATCCGAGTGCATCGGCTGATGTCCTAAGGCAGACAAATCCTGAATGGAAAGTCTGCGCTGAGCCAGTCCCACGCTATAGCCGTCTTTCAGCCCATAGATTTCTTCCCCGCTGTCGTTAGGGCCTCTATGATACATTGTGTCATTCATTTCCTTTAGTTGTGTCAGTTTTATATCTTGCCTTGACACAAATCCGCATATACCGCACATCCCGGTACCTCCTGCCGTGTTCTTGCCTACCTAATTTCCAAGAAACTGTCCCTGTATTCCGCGAAATCCTTGCACTCTCTGTCGATGCTGTCGATAAGCTCTATATATTTTTCGCGCACTAATGTCTTGTAATTTTCATAATTATCATATCCTTTTTTCGTCCATGCGAAAGGATGGGTCAGAATCTGCACTTTGTCATATCCTAAGATATTCTTCTCGTCGGGATAGCCATATCTCCATATATGATTGGCATCAGACATATATTTTACTCCGAGCTTGGAATCCTCCGTCACATTTTCCGCAAAAGTAAAGAAGTTGTCCTGATATGCGTTGATAATGCCGGGAAGCTTAATATTCTCAGCCAGAATTGCCGGT includes:
- the asnB gene encoding asparagine synthase (glutamine-hydrolyzing) yields the protein MCGICGFVSRQDIKLTQLKEMNDTMYHRGPNDSGEEIYGLKDGYSVGLAQRRLSIQDLSALGHQPMHSDNGRISVVFNGEIYNFHELRENLSDYSFCSTCDTEVIIAAYLKWGISCVDFFNGMFAIALLDREKEELYLIRDCIGKKPMYYMENGAELVFASELKPIMSYPGFEKKIKKEVISRYLYQQYINAPETIFENVYKLEPGAILRVSVNSKSLALTKETWKYWDIKDVYAKQRQHMVTDYAQAKGELKELLKKATASRMIADVPLGSFLSGGYDSSLITAMAQEHSSEPVKTFSIGFQEERYNEAKYAKEVADYLGTNHTELYIDEKQMFDLVESIPKYYDEPFADSSQIPSMLVSALAREHVTVALSGDGGDEFFCGYNIYENVAQAQMLDMAGAAVHGICGLPFINKAGLSKKLPFRVRVIAENRNKETKTQFGASNYIMRAGAMVKNDGSELPCHYEIESKYGESKWQIRRMLLDMDTYLPGDILCKVDRASMKYSLEARCPILDRDVMEYSYRIPHEYKFYKGDKKHILKDIAYDYIPKELLDRPKVGFGVPLDKWLRGPLKEQLLSYSERDYLEKQGIFDSAYVSNMIREYIKTGDGGPATGANYSKLSWSFFIFEQWYQYYFK
- a CDS encoding glycosyltransferase → MDKKHLALFISSLNKGGSERVLVNLAEYFYAQGYLVTIVTQYRAENEYTISDGISRVLSDIDGEEIGKGRAANFYGRFMKLRSIWKQEKPDLILSFIGKNNIMAILTSRFLRIPVVVSVRGEPELEYYSPGLRLAARYVFRLAEGIVLQTKSCLTFFPKAVSKKAVILKNSLNPAFIKEGYEGEREKQIVAVGRVDANKNHEMIIRAFAEIADRYPDYKLIIYGEGQLRQKLTEYAADLGLSQRVKLPGAISNVEDAIYKASVFVLSSYSEGMPNTLLEAMALGIPVISTDCPPGGPGELIDHGENGLLIPTGDWKQLAENLQKLLDNMDYAKKMGKNASKVKEEFNPEVINRAWKNYLEKIMRG
- a CDS encoding SGNH/GDSL hydrolase family protein, whose amino-acid sequence is MTVKQAAKSAIFIIIFIYILLTVTYIIRTNGDVKDRFTGFYAEPKDTIDVVMIGSSPVYPYYSTPQMWGEYGITAYPISSNLQRPVAGIYMVDEVRKTQRPSLYVFEMRMYTASETDLTNNMAYTRGVTDNMKYSWNRIKTINAMVEEPSERYTYYFDIFKYHSNWKTMVLPKQLACFRYELLDGQKGYVMTDEVGPCEAVDTSAITQKTPMPEEQEKHLYDLLDYLKEEKLQSLFILSPTVMEVEKQMMYNYMTDIIESYGYKFLNMNDYYEEIGLDFTSDFSDYGGHTNALGAKKCTSFLTDYVISNYSLEDKRGDDRYAKWDASYEQWKSMYEEAEQTIALRIENGDFAEVTAEE